One Hermetia illucens chromosome 4, iHerIll2.2.curated.20191125, whole genome shotgun sequence DNA segment encodes these proteins:
- the LOC119653942 gene encoding collagen alpha-1(XXV) chain-like — protein MGVDKFGRFSNDTGGEKRGLQGLQGPPGPQGPIGQQGPSGPRGPEGKPGKDGLQGLHGAGFNKTESGDYNIKFKQLKNLGEPVEDADASTKNYVDINIEKLKEYIDRQIQLEIDELTKL, from the coding sequence atgggtgttgataaatttggtCGATTTTCAAACGATactggaggagaaaaacgtGGTTTGCAAGGACTTCAAGGACCCCCAGGTCCTCAAGGTCCTATAGGTCAGCAGGGGCCCTCGGGTCCCCGAGGTCCAGAAGGAAAACCTGGTAAGGATGGTCTACAAGGTTTGCATGGTGCAGGATTTAATAAAACGGAAAGCGGTGATTACaacatcaaattcaaacaaCTCAAGAATCTTGGAGAACCCGTTGAGGATGCTGATGCTTCTACAAAGAACTACGTTGATATTAACATTGAGAAACTCAAAGAATATATAGACAGACAAATTCAACTTGAAATCGACGAACTTACAaaactatga